Proteins encoded in a region of the Zea mays cultivar B73 chromosome 2, Zm-B73-REFERENCE-NAM-5.0, whole genome shotgun sequence genome:
- the LOC118476292 gene encoding actin-interacting protein 1-2-like has protein sequence MTFCLCVHFFIYLFKLFALCRWDSDSTVGEFDGHSKRVLSCDFKPTRPFRIVTCGEDFLANFYEGPPFKFKHSIRDHSNFVNCIRYAPDGSKFITVSSDKKGLIYDGKTGEKIGELSTEGGHTGSIYAVSWNPDSKQVLTVSADKSAKVWDIFEDASGKLNRTLVCPGIGGVDDMLVGCLWQNGHLVTVSLGGTFNVFSASNLDQEPVTFEDS, from the exons ATGACTTTTTGTTTGTGTGTTCATTTCTTTATATACTTATTTAAGCTCTTTGCATTATGTAGATGGGACTCTGACAGCACAGTTGGTGAGTTTGATGGGCACTCAAAGAGGGTTCTGAGCTGTGACTTCAAGCCAACACGTCCATTTCGCATTGTGACATGCGGTGAAGATTTTCTGGCTAACTTTTATGAAGGACCACCATTCAAATTCAAGCATTCCATAAG GGATCACTCGAATTTTGTTAACTGTATCCGGTATGCTCCTGATGGTAGTAAGTTTATCACTGTGAGTTCTGATAAGAAGGGTTTGATATATGATGGTAAAACTGGAGAAAAAATAGGAGAGCTTTCCACTGAAGGCGGACACACAGGGAGCATATATGCTGTTAGCTGGAATCCTGACAGTAAACAG GTTCTAACAGTTTCTGCTGATAAATCTGCGAAAGTATGGGATATCTTTGAAGATGCAAGTGGGAAATTGAATCGAACTTTGGTTTGCCCTGGTATAGGAGGTGTGGATGATATGCTTGTTGGTTGTCTCTGGCAGAATGGTCATCTCGTGACAGTCTCTCTTGGTGGGACATTTAATGTGTTCTCTGCAAGCAACCTAGACCAAGAACCAGTTACATTTGAAGACAGTTAG